From Veillonella dispar, one genomic window encodes:
- a CDS encoding minor capsid protein: MANDYWEKRYERLLDESFQKANLTDAEIKANYARALRRLEKAINDWYRRFATENGLQLAEARKLLNAYEMKAFKMDLAEFKAEAKKLGVSEEHQQMLSNASIRERLSREQMLYINVVHELEILAQKQSISLNDLLKDVYQSSAYKSAYTVQTQRGEYSPINTIDSKRVDSVVHSQWASDGKDFSSRIWGDTSKLVANLQNDFTQALIIGQGADTMADNLHKRMKTSYSNAKRLIETETARVHEQGFLDSMKDLDVEELEILATLDSHTSSICRHMDRKRVRVVDAKPGVTVPPFHCYCRSTTIPYIPGLEGTRTGRSQNDKSTDFDGAITYEEWEKEYIN, from the coding sequence ATGGCGAATGATTACTGGGAGAAACGATATGAGCGCTTACTAGATGAATCGTTTCAAAAAGCGAATCTCACTGATGCGGAAATCAAAGCTAACTACGCCAGGGCGTTACGCAGGTTAGAAAAGGCTATCAACGATTGGTATCGCCGGTTCGCCACAGAAAACGGACTTCAATTAGCCGAAGCAAGGAAACTTCTGAACGCCTACGAGATGAAAGCCTTTAAAATGGATTTAGCTGAATTCAAGGCAGAGGCTAAGAAACTCGGCGTATCTGAAGAACACCAACAAATGCTATCGAACGCATCCATTCGTGAGCGGTTAAGCCGTGAACAGATGCTGTATATCAATGTGGTTCACGAGCTCGAAATACTGGCTCAAAAGCAGAGTATTTCACTTAACGACTTATTGAAAGACGTGTATCAGTCCTCCGCGTATAAGTCCGCATATACAGTGCAGACGCAACGCGGGGAATATTCACCTATTAATACGATTGATAGTAAGCGTGTTGATAGCGTGGTTCACAGTCAATGGGCGAGTGATGGCAAGGACTTCAGTAGTAGGATTTGGGGCGATACAAGTAAGCTAGTAGCTAACTTGCAGAATGATTTCACCCAAGCCCTCATTATTGGGCAAGGGGCGGACACGATGGCAGATAATCTACATAAGCGGATGAAGACATCATACAGTAACGCTAAGCGATTAATCGAAACAGAGACGGCACGGGTTCACGAGCAAGGGTTTCTTGATAGTATGAAAGACCTAGATGTCGAGGAGTTAGAGATACTGGCTACACTCGATAGTCATACTTCTTCCATCTGCAGACACATGGACCGTAAACGTGTCAGAGTCGTTGACGCTAAACCGGGCGTAACGGTTCCGCCGTTCCATTGCTATTGCCGGTCAACTACAATTCCATATATCCCAGGACTCGAGGGCACTCGAACAGGTAGAAGTCAGAACGATAAGAGTACTGATTTTGATGGTGCGATTACCTACGAGGAATGGGAAAAAGAATATATCAATTAG
- a CDS encoding phage scaffolding protein has product MTKEELLALGLTEEQTAKVVEDYGKNYVSKDQFNAKNEELKSVKGELTTLNSEIDNLKKSNADNAELAKQIETMKADAETRKAEYEGKIAQLEIDNIVNVALSNAKAKNNVAVRALLDLTGAKVKDGKIKGLDEQLAEVAKANPYLFGEASAPKGVAPGNPGGKAPSSAVTKEDFAKMTYSQRAELFANDIDLYHSLTGGNANE; this is encoded by the coding sequence ATGACTAAGGAAGAATTGTTAGCACTAGGATTAACTGAAGAACAGACTGCTAAGGTCGTTGAAGACTATGGCAAGAATTATGTGTCTAAGGATCAATTCAATGCTAAAAACGAGGAACTCAAATCCGTAAAAGGGGAACTCACGACTCTTAATAGCGAGATTGATAACCTCAAAAAATCTAATGCAGATAATGCGGAGCTTGCGAAACAAATTGAAACGATGAAAGCTGATGCAGAAACTCGTAAAGCTGAATACGAGGGTAAAATCGCACAACTTGAAATCGACAATATTGTTAACGTAGCATTGTCCAACGCAAAAGCTAAAAACAACGTTGCGGTCCGTGCACTCTTGGATTTAACCGGTGCAAAAGTGAAGGACGGCAAAATTAAAGGATTAGATGAACAACTTGCAGAAGTTGCCAAAGCTAATCCTTATTTATTTGGGGAAGCGTCTGCCCCTAAAGGTGTAGCGCCTGGTAATCCTGGCGGTAAAGCACCAAGCAGCGCAGTAACTAAAGAAGACTTCGCTAAAATGACATACTCTCAACGTGCGGAGTTATTCGCAAACGACATTGATCTTTACCATTCATTAACAGGAGGAAACGCTAATGAATAA
- a CDS encoding N4-gp56 family major capsid protein encodes MNKQFSFNLQTFAAGPTQTANVVNPQVMADMVSAGLPKAIKFTSIAKIDNKLAGVPGNEITIPAWGYIGDAEDIAEGVEVTATQMSTSVAKAKIKKAMKRVDITDEAKLSGYGDPVGEATHQLRLSLASKIDQDVVTALGGATLAVTDTKVISYEGIVNAVDKLNEEDYVEKYLFVAPSQITALRKDPNFIDKTKYGNDVMMTGEIGMIAGCRVVTSRRINDTGATIDNFIVGVSAEVEDGTPVLPAVTIYIKRDVVVEYDRVPEKGIDKFVANEHYVVALTNQSKVVKATFKK; translated from the coding sequence ATGAATAAACAATTCTCTTTTAATTTACAAACATTCGCAGCAGGTCCTACGCAAACTGCTAATGTAGTTAACCCTCAAGTAATGGCGGACATGGTATCCGCAGGTTTACCAAAAGCTATTAAATTTACTTCTATCGCTAAAATCGATAACAAATTGGCAGGCGTGCCAGGTAACGAAATCACTATTCCAGCATGGGGCTACATCGGTGACGCGGAAGACATCGCAGAAGGCGTAGAAGTAACTGCAACTCAAATGTCCACATCCGTCGCTAAAGCTAAAATTAAAAAAGCAATGAAACGCGTTGACATCACAGACGAAGCTAAATTGTCCGGTTATGGCGACCCAGTAGGCGAAGCTACTCATCAATTACGTTTGTCCTTGGCTTCTAAAATCGACCAAGATGTAGTAACAGCTCTTGGCGGTGCTACTCTTGCAGTAACTGATACTAAAGTTATCTCCTATGAAGGTATCGTTAACGCAGTAGACAAATTGAACGAAGAAGACTACGTTGAAAAATATTTGTTCGTAGCACCTTCTCAAATTACTGCACTTCGTAAAGACCCTAACTTCATCGACAAAACAAAATACGGTAACGACGTTATGATGACTGGTGAAATCGGTATGATTGCCGGCTGTCGTGTTGTAACATCTCGCCGCATCAATGATACTGGCGCAACTATCGACAACTTCATCGTTGGCGTATCTGCAGAAGTGGAAGATGGTACTCCTGTATTACCTGCTGTAACAATTTACATTAAACGTGACGTTGTTGTTGAATACGATCGTGTTCCTGAAAAAGGTATCGACAAATTCGTTGCTAACGAACACTACGTTGTTGCGTTGACTAACCAATCCAAAGTTGTAAAAGCTACATTCAAAAAATAG
- a CDS encoding HK97 gp10 family phage protein, whose product MGVEFNMEDFAEFNRSLVKLSQSGSLQNFNKQVVKEMASVYVREAKLNTPVGKRSVKFMQNGQVQTKYFDSEHTRQSWSVGRYRLDDRTGRVRVFNTSSYASFLNDGHRQEVGRFLPWIGQSKGGVMQGGRLKKPWVDGAYMHEKAEKALSKNAKRIMEIALKKWIEKHGGF is encoded by the coding sequence ATGGGTGTTGAATTTAACATGGAAGATTTTGCTGAATTTAATCGAAGCCTGGTCAAACTGAGTCAATCAGGTAGCCTTCAGAATTTCAACAAGCAAGTTGTGAAGGAAATGGCCAGCGTGTATGTGCGTGAAGCTAAATTGAATACACCAGTCGGGAAACGATCGGTTAAATTCATGCAAAATGGTCAAGTACAAACAAAGTACTTTGATAGCGAGCATACTCGCCAATCGTGGAGTGTTGGTAGATATCGACTGGACGATAGAACCGGACGGGTTAGGGTGTTTAACACATCCTCTTACGCCTCGTTTTTAAATGATGGGCATCGGCAAGAAGTTGGGAGATTTCTTCCGTGGATAGGCCAATCTAAAGGTGGAGTAATGCAAGGCGGTAGACTGAAAAAGCCTTGGGTAGATGGTGCGTACATGCACGAGAAAGCTGAAAAGGCACTCAGTAAAAACGCTAAACGTATTATGGAAATTGCATTAAAGAAATGGATTGAAAAGCATGGTGGATTCTGA
- a CDS encoding phage tail terminator family protein, producing the protein MVDSDVLTAVSKAVHTALNVPIYLEFKENNMTFPCAYIKLIEPSMGRHVGDLYNTSLDLDIMYYANNLDVVTDTRKLIDIPSVLYLLLEFVQVGERTIMGTGMKYKISDGVLHFFVTYENILRKVAKPVERMKHMELTERVKDGR; encoded by the coding sequence ATGGTGGATTCTGATGTATTAACAGCCGTATCTAAAGCCGTACATACGGCACTTAACGTGCCTATATACCTAGAATTCAAAGAAAACAATATGACATTCCCCTGCGCATATATCAAGCTGATTGAACCTAGTATGGGTAGACATGTCGGTGATCTTTACAATACTTCTTTGGATTTAGACATCATGTATTACGCCAATAATCTTGATGTGGTTACTGATACGCGAAAACTCATTGATATTCCTAGTGTGCTGTACCTACTGCTTGAATTTGTACAAGTTGGGGAACGTACAATTATGGGCACTGGCATGAAATATAAGATTTCAGACGGTGTGCTGCACTTCTTCGTGACGTATGAAAACATACTCCGGAAAGTGGCCAAACCCGTCGAGCGGATGAAGCACATGGAATTAACGGAAAGGGTAAAAGATGGCAGATGA
- a CDS encoding phage tail sheath C-terminal domain-containing protein, with amino-acid sequence MALGGGTFLFHNKVLPGTYINFVSKDRAYAEVSDRGFGAMMLSFDWGPSGEVFRVDNDTFQKDCQKYFGYDYGHDKMKGLRDLFRGLKTGYFYRLNSDGAQATSTIGKAKYKGIRGNDLGVSVQADPDNTGKFIVTTYLTTGDVRKAVDIQKNLKNATELQDNDYIVFTKTGALTTTAYTALSGGTNGSTITVKNYQDGIDMLEPYYFNTLGYAGADDTIKNLLIAFTKRCREQSGAKFQLVIHGKTGVNYEGVISILNDVTDEGAERGSLVYWTLGQEASCNINATVGNMIYDGEYTVNVKYKQFELEQAIKDGMFMFHNVTDSVGGNIQGDVRVLKDINTFTEFSKAKNRDFSLNQVIRVLDNWAVDGARLFNKTHLDKSPNDQAGRESLWGDLVYLAEQYQKVRAIQNFDDKDIPVPTQGDNKEDVLVNVQLQPTVAMEKLYMTVVVA; translated from the coding sequence ATGGCATTAGGTGGTGGCACATTCTTATTCCACAATAAAGTATTGCCAGGTACTTATATTAACTTCGTATCCAAAGACCGAGCATATGCAGAAGTATCTGACCGTGGCTTTGGCGCGATGATGCTCTCCTTTGATTGGGGCCCAAGTGGCGAAGTGTTCCGTGTAGATAACGACACATTCCAAAAGGATTGCCAAAAATACTTTGGTTATGACTACGGCCATGACAAAATGAAGGGCTTACGTGACTTGTTCCGTGGCTTGAAAACTGGTTACTTCTACCGCTTAAACTCTGACGGTGCGCAAGCTACAAGCACAATCGGTAAAGCAAAATATAAAGGTATTCGTGGTAACGATTTGGGTGTATCTGTTCAAGCTGATCCAGATAACACAGGTAAATTTATCGTAACTACTTACCTCACTACAGGCGATGTTCGTAAGGCAGTAGATATTCAAAAGAACTTGAAGAATGCGACAGAACTGCAAGATAACGATTACATCGTATTCACTAAAACTGGCGCATTAACTACTACAGCTTATACTGCACTATCCGGTGGTACTAACGGCTCCACAATCACCGTTAAGAACTACCAAGACGGCATTGATATGCTTGAACCTTACTACTTCAATACGTTGGGTTACGCAGGTGCGGACGACACAATTAAGAACTTACTTATTGCATTTACTAAACGTTGCCGTGAACAAAGTGGCGCTAAATTCCAATTAGTGATTCATGGTAAGACCGGGGTCAACTATGAAGGTGTTATCTCCATCCTTAATGACGTAACCGATGAAGGTGCCGAAAGAGGCTCTTTGGTGTACTGGACATTAGGTCAAGAAGCATCTTGCAATATCAATGCTACAGTAGGCAATATGATTTATGATGGTGAATACACTGTAAACGTTAAGTACAAACAGTTCGAACTCGAACAAGCTATCAAAGATGGTATGTTTATGTTCCACAATGTCACTGACTCCGTTGGTGGTAATATCCAAGGCGACGTACGTGTATTGAAAGACATCAACACATTTACTGAATTCAGTAAAGCTAAAAACCGCGACTTCTCCCTTAACCAAGTCATTCGTGTATTGGATAACTGGGCAGTTGACGGCGCTAGACTGTTCAATAAAACACATCTTGATAAATCCCCTAATGACCAAGCTGGTCGTGAGTCCTTATGGGGCGACCTTGTATATCTTGCTGAGCAATACCAAAAGGTACGTGCTATCCAAAACTTCGATGATAAGGATATCCCAGTACCTACACAAGGCGATAACAAGGAAGATGTATTGGTTAACGTACAATTACAGCCAACTGTGGCTATGGAAAAATTGTACATGACTGTTGTAGTAGCCTAG
- a CDS encoding phage tail tube protein, with translation MENEILDALKTMDAADVVSSKLASCYIVENGNRYLLFQAKKLSAKIKKNKEKVAILGRIGAGNKSTSVEYSGSLTIYHNTALFDKMVEKYLKTGVDTYFDMQVVNNDPTSKAGRRSVILKGVNLDELTAAEFDAEGKYIEQEHNFTYEGVKYVQHFNELDGMQA, from the coding sequence ATGGAAAATGAAATTTTAGATGCATTGAAAACGATGGATGCAGCTGACGTTGTTTCTTCTAAATTAGCGTCTTGCTATATCGTAGAGAACGGTAACCGATACTTACTGTTTCAAGCTAAGAAACTTAGCGCAAAAATTAAAAAGAATAAAGAAAAAGTGGCAATCTTGGGCCGTATTGGTGCGGGTAATAAGTCTACCTCCGTAGAATACAGCGGTAGCTTAACGATTTACCACAACACAGCTTTATTCGATAAGATGGTTGAAAAATACTTGAAAACCGGTGTGGATACATACTTTGACATGCAAGTAGTAAACAACGATCCAACATCTAAAGCAGGTCGCCGTTCTGTAATTCTAAAAGGTGTGAACCTTGACGAATTAACAGCAGCTGAATTTGACGCTGAAGGCAAATACATCGAACAAGAACACAACTTCACTTATGAAGGTGTTAAATATGTTCAACACTTTAATGAATTAGACGGGATGCAAGCCTAG